The genomic interval ATTGAAATAGATATTTCGTAGCCTCAGTCACTTTTCCAAAACAATTTTAACAATTAAAAACCATTGCACTTTATGTTTGTTGTTCCGTTCCCAGCTAATACATTTCATTAGTGACATTTACTGCTAAAGCGCAttcgtttttcttttctcaaccGTCACCTGTTCTCTGTTGGCTTCCAGGGCTGGTAGAACTTCTTTTACCGTCCTCTCCACCAGCACTCCTCCTACTAGACGGAAGCATTTCCTCGAAGGGTCCACATCCTTCAGGGTGTCAATTACTAAGCTGgatgagaggggaaaaaaaagatgttaaaaaccaaaaatgaatcCATTTAGACACCTAAAGATGCACTCTGCGCCTGTCAGTTTTCTGATCTGGTAACTGAAACATTTTGCACTTCTGTGGTGGCTACGTCAGCAGGAGATTGCtgaggaaaatgtcttttttgatCTGATCTGAAATGAGTAGACAGTGactcagaggctgcagaggtggaACGTCTGCTGCCGACCTGTGCTCATTGATATCcatctccagctctgcagctttaGAAGCCATACTGCGCTGCTCCTGACGCATCCTCTGAAATGTTGCCACCACCTGTCACACAAAAATACACCATCAGCAACAATTTAGACATACAGACTTGTGTCATACATGCCAGTCTTAGTTTTAACTCAGTGATGAAGGTTATCACTTGGTTAATAGTGATCATCTACTAAACAAGTGATTGTTGATGGAGTTAAATACATGTGACTGTTAAAAGCAGAGCCCGACTTTCAGTATATGTTGCTGTAAATAGTTCTGTACCTTTGTAACAGAACATTACATCGtggtattattattttttacttaaaggatctgaatacttggTGTACCTTGACATTTGTAAAGTAGGATTGGGTGGTCTTCGGTGATAAAAATAGCTTCTCCCACTATCTTTAACTGGGCAAGAACTATTCACTGAAGCACACCATCCCATTAGAGGCGTATGCTTATTAAAATGCAACTGCACCCTGTTAAACTGCTTATTAGGAGCACAAACCAGTGACAAACTCTTAATGAATGCAAATAATTTACTGTCACGCTTTGTGGTGAGAAAGCAGAATGATGGCGATgggaagctaacgttagccatgGCTAGCTGGAAGTCCGATTAGCGGCTTTAGCTTCATCTGACACGACTGAGCCACAACGACAGTGAGTGTACCGACTAAAGCAGCCcgaggtggaggtgagggtACCTGTTCGGCTGACGGGCCGGGCTGTTTTCCACCGGCGCTGTTGCTGGATTTGCTGCCCGTGCTGCTACTGTTGGCTGCCATCTTGGAAGGGTGTTGCTGAGAAGGACCCCAGGCAGGAGGTGTAGAGCTGGTGAGGAGAGTGCCTGTGTAGAAATACAGTTCCGTTTGGGGGGACGTGTTCTTCTCTTAACATAAATTACTCAagataattattattattgtgtatGAATCTTATTATTATATAGGAGTCGCTAATATCATGTTCATAAATTTGCTGAATAATAAAAGCAGATCTCAACGCTCTACACTAAGACAGATAgtctccagcagggggcgctggTTTCCACCCcctgatgaaaacagagaagaagaagacagaagctCGTCTAATCTTTCCTGCTGTACTCTGAACACTGAGCCTAACTTAATGTGTTGTTAACATGGACTGAACCCGGAATGTAACTCTCTGTCTCGGTCACTCGGACCAATGTTTACAGTCAGGTGCGCTTTGGGGACATCTGCAAAGTATTTGACCTCTCTCTCAGCCTGGAGACAGCAGATCAAACTGCAAAACAGGTATGTTTATTATTCTCAGTATATCACAGAATATATATTGTTTTCTATCTATCAGATACACTGTCTTTTTTTGCTATCTGAATGGTTTTGGAGAGTAAAGTTGATGCCTGTAAACGTACACAACTGATGGAAATTAAAGCATTACTAAAGTGCATTTTATTTCAGCTATAGCATTCAAGTTAGACTGATTTATTTATCTCTATGTCCTAGTAGTGCAAAGCTTCAGTATTATACCACAAAGGGCGAACAGAATAACTAGTGCAGTTAATGATCAACCATGAGTGACCTAACATTTTTGCCTGGTGTACAGCTTCTGTTCCCTGGACATAATAACAACCTCTTCTCTCAGGATGTCGACTTCACCCCACCCGGTGGCTGCAGTGTGTCAAGTCACAGCCACCCCGGACAAAGAGGCCAACTTGTCTGCGTGtaagcagctggtggaggaggccAAGGAGCGAGGGGCCAGTATGGTCTTCCTGCCTGAGGGCTTTGACTACATCGGATCCAGTCGAGAGGAGACACTGTCGCTGTCTGAGAGCCTGTCAGGACAAACAGTCTCACAGTACACTCACCTGGCCAGGTAGACTGTTTTTTGATGTCTGTTCATTGACACAGGAACTAGTTCTTGGCTTTGTTTTGCTTCCCACGTTGCCAGAAAAGAGTGCGttcagtctgctgctggcaGAGAACAAGATAAACTGCTCTTAGAAGATTCTAACGTCTTGCACACAGATCTGGGCTCTgctcaaacaaaacaatgtttgtACATGAGATGAAATAAGATACAGGGCTAACAGTGTTTTGCTTCCTGCTTCTTCAGCTGTTCTTGAGGCAAAATGTACTATCGGCTTCACGAGTTATTACCCCATGAATGAGTGATAGAAACTTaacctctccttcctccaggaAGTTGGAGGTGTGGCTGTCTCTTGGGGGATTTCATGAACGAGGCCA from Chaetodon auriga isolate fChaAug3 chromosome 24, fChaAug3.hap1, whole genome shotgun sequence carries:
- the pfdn2 gene encoding prefoldin subunit 2; translated protein: MAANSSSTGSKSSNSAGGKQPGPSAEQVVATFQRMRQEQRSMASKAAELEMDINEHSLVIDTLKDVDPSRKCFRLVGGVLVERTVKEVLPALEANREQISKITESLNTQMQMKGRELTEYRERYNIRLMGEGEGEAQGQSAASSRESEGGGTKSGAGVLVS